A window of Bacteroidota bacterium contains these coding sequences:
- a CDS encoding GDSL-type esterase/lipase family protein encodes MRPEAFSRPIVLVGDEWIAGLDVVRYLPAWPVLNKGLPGADLGALSARLFQDALRLFPDLVVLCAGAHDLRKGRTEEAITGDLEAIIGRLLGASRPIRTWLCAVPPLPASWSPPERVRALNRRLQGLAEAYGLVFLDLHKLWADPKGALREAYRGDPISPAAYRVWGELLEAHLRAL; translated from the coding sequence ATGCGACCGGAGGCGTTTAGTCGGCCCATCGTGCTGGTAGGCGACGAATGGATTGCGGGGCTAGATGTGGTGCGCTATCTGCCCGCATGGCCCGTGCTGAATAAAGGTCTGCCCGGGGCGGATCTGGGCGCGCTTTCGGCCCGCTTGTTTCAAGACGCGCTGCGGCTTTTTCCGGATTTGGTCGTGCTTTGCGCCGGCGCCCACGATTTGCGCAAGGGCAGAACCGAAGAGGCCATCACGGGGGATCTGGAGGCGATCATAGGGCGCCTCTTAGGCGCGAGCCGGCCGATTCGAACCTGGCTTTGCGCGGTGCCCCCGCTTCCGGCCTCTTGGAGTCCTCCGGAACGCGTAAGGGCGCTCAACCGCCGCCTGCAAGGGCTTGCGGAGGCCTACGGGCTCGTTTTCTTGGATCTCCACAAGCTTTGGGCCGATCCGAAGGGCGCCCTCCGGGAGGCTTACAGGGGAGATCCCATAAGCCCGGCCGCCTACCGGGTGTGGGGCGAGCTATTGGAGGCCCATCTGCGCGCCCTGTAA
- the prfA gene encoding peptide chain release factor 1 — protein MWERLQAIRERFETLTQQLYDPATAANPAALARIAREHRELEPIVRALTEYERIRGDLEEYRKLLREGGDAELVEWAKSEIRVLEPELEAHEERLRQLLIPKDPADRRNAIVEIRAGTGGEEAALFARDLFRMYTRYAERKGWTWELLDAHPSDLGGFKEVVLLVNGPDAYGHLKYESGVHRVQRVPETESSGRIHTSAATVAVLPEAEEVDVEIRPEELRIDVFRAGGPGGQNVNKVETAVRITHLPTGLVVSCQDERSQHQNREKAMRLLRAKLYEIERQRQEQERAQMRRSMVSTGDRSAKVRTYNFPQSRVTDHRVGLTLYQLSEVLDGALDPLIEALRIADVAEKIKTGSL, from the coding sequence ATGTGGGAGCGACTACAGGCGATTCGCGAACGCTTCGAGACCCTAACCCAACAGCTCTACGATCCGGCCACGGCGGCCAATCCGGCCGCGCTAGCTCGGATCGCGCGCGAGCACCGCGAGCTAGAACCCATCGTGCGCGCTCTGACCGAGTATGAGCGCATCAGAGGCGATCTAGAGGAATACCGTAAGCTACTTCGAGAAGGCGGCGACGCCGAGCTCGTCGAATGGGCCAAAAGCGAGATCCGAGTCCTCGAGCCCGAGCTTGAGGCGCACGAGGAGCGCCTTAGGCAGCTGCTTATCCCTAAAGACCCCGCAGACCGACGAAACGCCATCGTGGAGATCCGGGCCGGGACCGGGGGCGAGGAGGCGGCCCTGTTCGCTCGAGATCTGTTCCGCATGTACACCCGGTATGCGGAGCGCAAGGGCTGGACCTGGGAGCTCCTGGATGCCCATCCCTCGGATCTGGGGGGGTTTAAAGAGGTCGTCCTCCTGGTTAACGGCCCAGACGCCTATGGGCATCTGAAGTATGAGTCCGGCGTACATCGGGTGCAGCGCGTGCCCGAGACGGAATCCAGCGGCCGCATTCATACCTCGGCTGCCACGGTGGCGGTCTTGCCGGAGGCCGAAGAGGTGGATGTCGAGATCCGGCCCGAAGAGCTGCGTATCGACGTCTTTCGCGCGGGAGGTCCGGGCGGACAAAACGTAAACAAGGTCGAAACGGCCGTGCGCATCACGCATCTGCCGACGGGCCTTGTGGTGAGCTGCCAAGATGAGCGCTCTCAGCACCAGAATCGAGAGAAGGCCATGCGCCTGCTGCGCGCTAAGCTCTATGAAATAGAGCGCCAGCGCCAAGAACAGGAGCGGGCGCAGATGCGGCGTTCAATGGTCTCAACAGGTGATCGGAGCGCAAAGGTCCGCACCTACAACTTTCCCCAAAGCCGGGTTACGGATCACCGGGTGGGTCTTACGCTTTACCAACTGTCCGAGGTGCTCGACGGAGCGCTGGATCCCCTGATCGAAGCTCTGCGCATCGCAGACGTGGCCGAAAAAATCAAAACTGGCTCCTTATGA
- a CDS encoding SDR family oxidoreductase, with amino-acid sequence MIDLSGKVVLVTGASRGIGAGIARVLARAGAELVLHYGRSHDQAQALAREIGPERVRLVSADLAQPKAALRLWRRALSWRGRIDVLVNNAGVALAASPQADWERWRRVWEETLRVNLLASAHLCREAIAHFRTRGGGVIINIASRAAFRGDTPEYLAYAASKAGLVALTRSIARGYGRDNITAFVVAPGFVRTDMAEAFIQRYGMDYVTHDIPLGQMAEPEDIGYVVAFLASGLARHATGATIDVNGASYVR; translated from the coding sequence ATGATCGACCTGTCCGGCAAGGTTGTGCTGGTCACAGGGGCCTCCCGCGGCATAGGAGCGGGCATTGCGCGCGTGCTGGCGCGCGCCGGAGCCGAACTTGTGCTGCATTACGGACGGTCGCATGATCAGGCCCAAGCCCTGGCCCGCGAGATCGGCCCGGAGCGCGTCCGCCTGGTCTCGGCCGACCTGGCTCAGCCAAAGGCCGCGCTTCGGCTATGGCGGCGGGCCTTAAGCTGGCGCGGGCGCATAGACGTGCTCGTCAACAACGCCGGCGTGGCGCTGGCCGCCAGCCCGCAGGCGGACTGGGAGCGTTGGAGGCGCGTCTGGGAGGAGACGCTGCGCGTAAACCTGCTCGCCTCGGCCCATCTGTGCCGGGAAGCGATCGCACATTTTCGAACCCGCGGCGGGGGCGTGATCATCAACATCGCCAGCCGGGCCGCTTTCCGAGGAGACACCCCAGAGTATCTGGCCTACGCCGCCTCCAAGGCCGGCTTGGTCGCGCTTACGCGCTCGATCGCCCGAGGGTACGGCCGCGACAACATCACGGCCTTCGTCGTGGCCCCGGGCTTCGTACGCACGGACATGGCCGAGGCCTTCATCCAGCGCTACGGCATGGACTACGTCACCCACGACATCCCCCTGGGGCAGATGGCCGAACCCGAGGACATCGGCTACGTGGTGGCGTTTCTGGCCTCTG
- a CDS encoding anhydro-N-acetylmuramic acid kinase, whose protein sequence is MVSVAALWGDRARRIAGLMSGTSLDGVDVAIADFSGSGSNLRMRLLAFHSEPYPESLRRALFVVQDPRRGRLRELAQLHMELAVFYAEAVRRGAERAAIPVESLDAVGCHGQTVYHIGFPDPALKHRVPATCQIGSGPVLAQLLGRPVVYDFRSADIAAGGQGAPLVPYFDWVMFRHERENRLLLNIGGIANVTVLPAGGALEEVWGFDTGPGNMLIDALARRLFGLDYDPDGRGALAGRVDEELLKRWLGQRRFRRPPPRSFGREQFGARYLEGLLRTMRRRGLSPEDMMATVSALTVEAIWRAYGDFVASECPAHRVLVGGGGAHNRFLMQRLKWRFAPVPVETTWICGVDPDAREALCFALLAHEFFQRTPTNLPRVTGARRRVVLGALALP, encoded by the coding sequence ATGGTGAGCGTGGCGGCCTTGTGGGGGGATCGGGCCCGACGCATTGCAGGGCTCATGAGCGGCACCTCCTTAGACGGCGTGGACGTGGCCATAGCCGATTTCTCGGGATCCGGATCCAACCTGCGCATGCGGCTTTTGGCTTTTCACAGCGAGCCGTATCCGGAGTCCCTGCGCAGGGCCCTGTTTGTCGTACAAGATCCTAGACGCGGCCGCCTGCGCGAACTGGCGCAGCTGCACATGGAGTTGGCCGTTTTCTACGCCGAGGCCGTGCGCCGAGGCGCCGAGCGGGCCGCCATCCCGGTCGAATCGCTAGACGCCGTCGGCTGTCACGGCCAGACGGTCTACCACATCGGCTTTCCAGACCCGGCCCTAAAGCACCGAGTTCCGGCCACCTGCCAGATCGGTTCCGGTCCCGTGCTGGCGCAGCTATTAGGCCGGCCGGTTGTTTACGACTTCCGCTCAGCCGACATCGCCGCAGGCGGGCAGGGAGCCCCGCTTGTGCCGTATTTCGACTGGGTGATGTTTCGCCATGAGCGCGAAAACCGCCTGTTGCTCAATATCGGCGGGATCGCCAACGTGACCGTCTTGCCCGCCGGTGGGGCGCTTGAGGAGGTCTGGGGCTTTGACACGGGCCCGGGCAACATGCTCATCGATGCGCTCGCCCGTCGGCTCTTCGGGCTCGACTACGATCCAGACGGAAGGGGGGCTTTGGCCGGTCGCGTCGATGAGGAGCTCCTAAAGCGCTGGCTAGGCCAGAGGAGGTTTCGCCGCCCCCCGCCGCGCTCTTTTGGGCGGGAGCAATTTGGGGCGCGTTACCTAGAGGGCCTGCTGCGGACGATGCGCCGCCGAGGCCTCAGCCCGGAGGATATGATGGCCACCGTATCAGCCCTCACGGTCGAGGCCATATGGCGCGCTTATGGCGATTTTGTCGCTTCCGAGTGCCCGGCGCATCGTGTGCTTGTGGGCGGCGGCGGGGCCCACAACCGTTTCCTGATGCAGCGGCTCAAGTGGCGTTTTGCGCCCGTTCCGGTGGAGACGACCTGGATCTGTGGCGTTGACCCCGATGCGCGCGAGGCCCTCTGCTTTGCCCTGCTGGCTCACGAGTTCTTCCAGCGCACCCCCACGAACCTGCCTCGCGTAACCGGCGCGCGCCGTCGAGTCGTGTTGGGAGCCTTGGCGCTGCCTTAG